The following coding sequences lie in one Streptomyces xiamenensis genomic window:
- a CDS encoding alpha/beta fold hydrolase produces the protein MAWTAPGLDSGGNGIPLLALHGSFGRGAVFARLAADLGPAFRVLAPDQRGHGHCPPRPGGFGVERFTDDAERLLTELVQERGGRPLAVLGHSLGGIIAYHLAARRPDLVSALIIEDVGPVMRRPEIERPVLDVRGWPATAPTREALAAAIEAAGVPDAAYFMASAVPDEERGGWRLLFDWDTMTEVQTGGVGDWWPRWLGSRCPALVLRGGHSTLLPAVLAREMTARRPGARLLEFPAAGHWIHDDDPVGVAEAVRGFLTP, from the coding sequence ATGGCATGGACAGCACCTGGACTGGATTCGGGCGGGAACGGGATACCTCTGCTCGCTCTGCACGGCAGCTTCGGGCGGGGGGCGGTCTTCGCGCGGCTCGCCGCCGATCTGGGCCCCGCCTTCCGGGTCCTCGCACCCGACCAGCGCGGTCACGGTCACTGCCCGCCGCGCCCCGGCGGCTTCGGCGTCGAGCGGTTCACCGACGACGCCGAGCGGCTGCTGACGGAGCTGGTCCAGGAACGGGGCGGTCGGCCGCTCGCGGTGCTCGGCCACTCGCTGGGCGGCATCATCGCGTACCACCTCGCGGCCCGCCGGCCCGATCTGGTGTCCGCGCTGATCATCGAGGACGTCGGCCCGGTGATGCGGCGCCCGGAGATCGAGCGTCCCGTGCTGGACGTGCGCGGCTGGCCGGCCACCGCGCCCACCCGGGAGGCGCTCGCCGCCGCGATCGAGGCGGCCGGCGTACCGGATGCCGCGTACTTCATGGCCAGCGCCGTCCCGGACGAGGAACGCGGTGGCTGGCGGCTGCTGTTCGACTGGGACACGATGACGGAGGTGCAGACGGGCGGAGTCGGGGACTGGTGGCCGCGATGGCTCGGCTCCCGCTGCCCCGCGCTGGTGCTGCGCGGCGGACACAGCACGCTGCTGCCCGCCGTGCTGGCCCGGGAGATGACCGCCCGCCGCCCCGGAGCCCGTCTGCTGGAGTTCCCCGCCGCCGGGCACTGGATCCACGACGACGATCCGGTGGGCGTGGCGGAGGCCGTCCGCGGCTTCCTCACTCCGTGA